The Planctellipticum variicoloris DNA window GAGCGAATGGGCATTCAACTTCTTCATGATGGAGGCCCTGCGCATTTCGACCGCCCGCTCGGTGATGTCCATCCGGGCCGCCACGGCCTTGTTGGGGGCGCCTTCAAGGACCATTACCAGCGACTCGCGCTCCTTGGGGGTCAGCGTTGCCATTTTTGCGGCGAATTCGTTCCAGTGAGCGGCGGCGGCGCGCTGCTTGCGATCCTCCACCATCGCCCGCTGGATCCGTTCGAGCATCGACTGAGCATTGAACGGCTTTTCGATGAATTCCGCCGCGCCGGACTTGAGTGCCCGCACCGCCATCGGGACGTCGGCGTGCGCGGTCATGAAAATGACCGGCAGGCGGATGCCCATCTGAACCAGCCGCTCGGCGAGGTCGAGGCCGCTGAGATCGGGCATCCGCACGTCGCAGACCAGACAGCCGGGCTGCGACCGCTGGTAGTCGGTCAGAAATGCGGTCGCGGACGAATACGACTTCGTGCGAATACCGACCGACTTCAGCAGATACTCGAGGGATTCTCGCATCTCGTCGTCATCATCGACAATGAACACCGTGGACGGCTCGTCAGGCATGAATGGCCTCCTCCTCGGCGGGCCGGCTGGCGGGAAGATCCTGCAGAGCAGGGGGGTGGAGCGGCAGCATCAGCCGAAACACGGCGCCGCCGTCGTTGTGAGACTCGACCTGCAGCGATCCGCCGTGCGCCGTGGCAATGTTGCGGGCAATCGCCAGCCCCATCCCGGTCCCCTCGGCCCGCGTCGTGACGAACGGCTCAAACAGCCGTTCGGCGTCGTCGAATGCAATGCCCGGACCTGTGTCCGCAACTCGGACTTCCACATCCCCATCGCCGGCGAGTCGCGTGGTCAGACTCACTCGTCGCCGATACGGTTCCACGGCGGACAGCGCATCGAACGCGTTCTGAATCAGATTCGTCAGGATCTGCTGAATCTGAATTCCATCGACCGGAACGTCCGGCAGATCGTCGCCGAGCTGCAGTTCGAGCGACACTCCCCGCCGGCGCGCTTCGGGGAGACAGAGTTGCTCGACTTCGCGCACCAGGCTGTTGATGGATTCCAGCTCCAGGCAATGCGGGCGGCGCTGCGAGAAGCTGCGTGCCCTTCGGATGATCTCGCCGCCGCGGAGCGTCGAGCGCAGAATCGACCGCAGGGGGGCTTCAAGCTCGCCCGCTTCGTGCCCCAGCGCCGGCAACCGGGCCAGTGCGCCTTCGGCGTAGTTGGCGATCGCGCCCAGCGGCTGGTTGATTTCATGAGCCAGCGAGGCCGCCATTTCTCCCATCGACTTCAACCGGTTGGCGTGTGCCAGTTGATCGAGCAGTTCGCGACTCCGCTGTTCCCCCGCCTTCCGCTCGGTCATATCCGTCACGACAAGCAGCAGGCCCTGTGGCTCGCCGTGCAGGTTCTGCAGCCCTTGCGGAGAAACGATCGTATCGATGGTCCGGCCGGCCGCATGCTGAAATGAAATCTCCACCGGGCCGATCTGGCCGGAGGTGTGGTGCAGCAGTCCGTCGAATCGCCGACGGTCGGAATCGGCCAGCAGAACGGAGGCCGGCTTGTGATTGACGTCTTCGCGCGGCAGACCGAGCATCGCGCCGAACCGGCGATTGGCGAACTGCACGCGCCCGGCCGCGTCAAACATCACCAGGCCGTCGTTCATCGACTCGACCAGTCGCTGGTATTGAGCCTCCGACTCGGCGAACTCCCGTCGGACGAGCCGGATGGCCGGCCGAACCACCGTGAGCTGCAAAGCCACCAGGATTCCGAGGATGGCCAGCATGACGATCAGCCCCAGCCGCTGGAGCTGCTCCACGTGCCGACGGGCGTCGGCTTCGTAAAGTCCCACGATCTCGTGCATCCGGGGCAGGAATTCCGACTCATGCTCAAGGAGCGACCCCAGCGCCGCGCGCGTCGCCGCGGGATCCGGGGGGGACGCGGCCGACAGCAGCGATTCCGCGGCCGACACCATCGCTTCAAAGTGCGGGTTCAATTCGTCAAAGGCCCGTCGGACGTCGGGGCTGCTGTTTCCCGGAAGCTGACGGGCCGCATCGCCCTTCTGCAGACCGTGCTGAGAGAGACGCCACTCGGACAGGGTCGTCGCCAGCTCGTCGCGCCGCCGCTCCCGTTCCCTGGGGGAATCCGCCGCGGTCATCGCCAGCGCCGACTTGGCGAGCTCCTGG harbors:
- a CDS encoding response regulator transcription factor, whose protein sequence is MPDEPSTVFIVDDDDEMRESLEYLLKSVGIRTKSYSSATAFLTDYQRSQPGCLVCDVRMPDLSGLDLAERLVQMGIRLPVIFMTAHADVPMAVRALKSGAAEFIEKPFNAQSMLERIQRAMVEDRKQRAAAAHWNEFAAKMATLTPKERESLVMVLEGAPNKAVAARMDITERAVEMRRASIMKKLNAHSLAELIRLVTEHEHNAHCHCPPRPT
- a CDS encoding ATP-binding protein — translated: MVERSARTTWSSADAAESGVLPVRTSSARLLGQRSWWAFALVAALLVFHQALLQPAIARLTTDAPVINVSGRQRMLSQELAKSALAMTAADSPRERERRRDELATTLSEWRLSQHGLQKGDAARQLPGNSSPDVRRAFDELNPHFEAMVSAAESLLSAASPPDPAATRAALGSLLEHESEFLPRMHEIVGLYEADARRHVEQLQRLGLIVMLAILGILVALQLTVVRPAIRLVRREFAESEAQYQRLVESMNDGLVMFDAAGRVQFANRRFGAMLGLPREDVNHKPASVLLADSDRRRFDGLLHHTSGQIGPVEISFQHAAGRTIDTIVSPQGLQNLHGEPQGLLLVVTDMTERKAGEQRSRELLDQLAHANRLKSMGEMAASLAHEINQPLGAIANYAEGALARLPALGHEAGELEAPLRSILRSTLRGGEIIRRARSFSQRRPHCLELESINSLVREVEQLCLPEARRRGVSLELQLGDDLPDVPVDGIQIQQILTNLIQNAFDALSAVEPYRRRVSLTTRLAGDGDVEVRVADTGPGIAFDDAERLFEPFVTTRAEGTGMGLAIARNIATAHGGSLQVESHNDGGAVFRLMLPLHPPALQDLPASRPAEEEAIHA